In a genomic window of Coregonus clupeaformis isolate EN_2021a chromosome 27, ASM2061545v1, whole genome shotgun sequence:
- the LOC121541452 gene encoding transcriptional activator protein Pur-beta, whose protein sequence is MADGDSGSERGGSSGGGGGGSGFQPFQREQETQELASKRLDIQNKRFYLDVKQNNKGRFIKIAEVGAGGSKSRLTLSMSVAAEFRDYLGDFIEHYAQLGPSSPEQIAQSSVGEDGGPRRALKSEFLVRENRKYYLDLKENQRGRFLRIRQTVNRGPGFGVGGPGGGMQAGQTIALPAQGLIEFRDALAKLVDDYGGDEEELACGTAVGGYGELPEGTSIMVDSKRFFFDVGSNKYGVFLRVSEVKPSYRNSITIPFKAWGKFGGAFSRYAEEMKEIQERQRDKMYERKEESEGEEVDDD, encoded by the coding sequence ATGGCGGATGGTGACAGTGGGAGTGAGCGCGGTGGGAGCAGCGGCGGAGGGGGAGGTGGGAGCGGGTTCCAGCCCTTCCAGAGAGAGCAGGAGACGCAGGAGCTGGCGTCCAAGCGGCTGGACATCCAGAACAAGCGCTTCTACCTGGACGTCAAGCAAAACAACAAGGGCAGGTTCATCAAAATCGCCGAGGTGGGGGCCGGGGGCTCCAAAAGTCGCCTGACCCTGTCCATGTCAGTTGCGGCGGAGTTTCGCGATTACCTGGGGGATTTCATAGAACACTACGCCCAACTGGGGCCTAGCAGCCCGGAGCAGATCGCCCAGTCCTCGGTCGGAGAGGACGGCGGGCCCAGGCGAGCCCTGAAGAGCGAGTTCTTGGTCCGGGAGAACCGTAAATACTACCTCGATCTGAAGGAGAACCAGCGGGGGAGGTTCCTGCGGATCCGACAGACCGTCAACCGAGGGCCCGGGTTCGGAGTAGGTGGGCCGGGAGGAGGCATGCAGGCCGGCCAGACCATAGCCCTTCCGGCCCAAGGCTTAATAGAGTTTAGAGACGCCCTTGCAAAGCTTGTAGATGATTATGGTGGAGACGAAGAGGAATTGGCCTGTGGAACGGCGGTTGGGGGCTATGGGGAGCTTCCTGAGGGCACATCCATCATGGTGGACTCTAAACGGTTCTTTTTCGACGTCGGGTCCAACAAATACGGCGTGTTCCTGCGAGTGAGCGAGGTCAAACCGAGCTACAGGAACTCTATCACCATCCCGTTCAAAGCGTGGGGAAAGTTCGGAGGGGCTTTCAGCCGCTATGCCGAGGAAATGAAAGAGATCCAGGAGCGACAGCGGGATAAAATGTACGAGAGGAAAGAGGAatcggagggagaggaggtggatgATGACTGA